One window of the Desulfonatronum sp. SC1 genome contains the following:
- the treZ gene encoding malto-oligosyltrehalose trehalohydrolase codes for MHRQFAFDNRTLPFGPILEADGVRFRLWAPGAKQVDVVLVGQDQEQRVAMPTTRDGWHEVLVPEAGVGSLYHFKINGETLVPDPGSRFQPEDLSGPSQVVDTAGFTWENSDWKGRPWAETVLYELHVGTFTPEGTYDGVRARLPYLKELGVTAVELMPLADFPGSRNWGYDGVLPFAPDSVYGSPQELRRLIDEAHGLGLMVFLDVVYNHFGPEGNYLHLYAPQFFTEAHQTPWGAAIDFSVPQVRDFFIANAVYWLQEYRFDGLRLDAVHAIQDDGPVHILEELAQTVTKAFPQDRHVHLVLENDANQARFLNREGTGEPKYYVAQWNDDIHHVYHVLGTGETQGYYADYADNALDRLGRCLAQGFAYQGEPSAHRGGEARGEPSAHLPPEAFVAFIQNHDQIGNRALGERLPQLAPLEKRTALTAMYLLAPQIPMLYMGEEWATERPFPFFCDFQGDLADAVREGRRKEFAAFPEFADPGMRERIPDPNDPATAQSAVLNWDERYSVEHAQWLTFYRDLLSLRQARIVPLLGLMQPGAATWQIQEPSVLIVNWPLTDGRTLRMTGNLGSKSFLTNFDLENDPDSLDAIYVSPYAQRKGSGVELEGWGVMWTVVPK; via the coding sequence ATGCACAGACAGTTTGCATTTGACAACAGGACGCTCCCCTTTGGCCCAATTCTCGAGGCCGACGGCGTTCGTTTCCGGCTTTGGGCTCCGGGGGCAAAGCAGGTGGACGTGGTCCTGGTGGGGCAGGATCAGGAGCAACGTGTGGCCATGCCGACTACCCGGGACGGCTGGCACGAGGTTTTGGTTCCCGAGGCCGGGGTCGGCTCCTTGTATCATTTCAAGATCAACGGCGAGACCCTGGTCCCGGACCCGGGTTCGCGCTTTCAGCCTGAGGACCTCTCCGGGCCGAGCCAGGTGGTGGATACCGCCGGGTTCACCTGGGAGAATTCGGACTGGAAAGGGCGGCCCTGGGCGGAAACCGTGCTCTACGAACTGCATGTGGGCACGTTCACGCCGGAAGGCACCTACGACGGGGTGCGGGCGCGGTTGCCGTATCTCAAGGAACTGGGCGTCACGGCCGTGGAGCTGATGCCCCTGGCCGATTTCCCGGGCAGCCGCAATTGGGGCTATGACGGGGTGCTGCCCTTTGCCCCGGATTCGGTCTACGGCTCGCCTCAGGAATTGCGGCGTCTCATTGACGAGGCCCACGGGCTGGGGCTGATGGTTTTTCTGGACGTGGTCTACAACCATTTCGGCCCGGAAGGAAACTACCTGCATCTCTACGCTCCTCAGTTCTTCACCGAGGCCCACCAGACCCCCTGGGGGGCGGCTATTGATTTTTCCGTGCCCCAGGTCCGGGACTTTTTCATCGCCAACGCCGTGTACTGGCTGCAAGAGTATCGGTTTGACGGCCTGCGCCTGGACGCGGTCCATGCCATCCAGGATGACGGTCCCGTGCATATTCTGGAGGAATTGGCTCAGACCGTGACCAAGGCGTTCCCCCAGGACCGACACGTGCACCTGGTTCTGGAAAACGACGCCAACCAGGCCCGGTTTCTTAACCGGGAGGGAACCGGTGAGCCGAAATACTACGTGGCCCAGTGGAACGACGATATCCACCACGTCTACCATGTGCTGGGCACCGGGGAGACCCAGGGCTACTACGCGGACTACGCGGACAACGCGCTGGACCGGCTGGGCCGATGCCTGGCTCAGGGTTTTGCCTACCAGGGTGAACCCTCAGCCCATCGGGGGGGCGAGGCCCGGGGCGAGCCCAGTGCCCATCTCCCGCCCGAAGCCTTCGTGGCCTTTATTCAGAACCACGACCAGATCGGCAATCGGGCCCTGGGGGAGCGGCTGCCCCAACTGGCCCCGCTGGAAAAGCGCACGGCCCTGACGGCCATGTACCTGCTCGCTCCTCAAATCCCCATGCTCTACATGGGCGAGGAGTGGGCCACGGAGCGGCCTTTCCCGTTTTTTTGCGACTTTCAGGGCGACCTGGCCGATGCGGTCCGCGAAGGCCGGCGCAAGGAGTTCGCGGCCTTTCCCGAGTTCGCCGACCCGGGCATGCGCGAGCGCATCCCGGACCCCAACGATCCGGCCACGGCCCAGAGCGCCGTGTTGAACTGGGATGAGCGCTATTCCGTGGAGCACGCCCAGTGGCTGACCTTCTACCGGGATCTGCTGTCCTTGCGTCAGGCACGCATCGTGCCCTTGCTGGGATTGATGCAGCCCGGAGCCGCCACATGGCAAATCCAGGAGCCCAGCGTGCTGATCGTGAACTGGCCCTTAACCGATGGCCGAACCTTGCGCATGACCGGAAATCTCGGTTCCAAGTCGTTCCTGACGAATTTTGACTTGGAAAATGATCCCGATTCACTGGATGCCATTTACGTTTCGCCTTACGCCCAACGTAAAGGAAGCGGGGTGGAATTGGAGGGCTGGGGCGTAATGTGGACCGTGGTCCCAAAATGA
- a CDS encoding PLDc N-terminal domain-containing protein gives MIEIGGIFSLILLIACVWAIVQIFQSRASTGSKVFWIVLILLLPLIGLIIWFLAGPRGSRY, from the coding sequence ATGATTGAAATCGGCGGAATTTTCAGTTTGATCCTGCTCATCGCCTGTGTCTGGGCTATTGTTCAGATTTTTCAAAGCCGGGCGAGCACTGGGTCGAAGGTGTTCTGGATCGTTCTGATCCTTCTTTTGCCCCTGATCGGATTGATAATCTGGTTTCTGGCCGGACCACGCGGCTCCAGATATTGA
- a CDS encoding response regulator, with protein MAKILVVDDASIIRNMMELLLKDGGHEVLAEAGSGQEAFELYKKHQPDLVTMDINMSMGESEQKRGGILTLKKILSEFPQAKAIMVSSHANKEILLESIKPGPSTTCSSPRRYPKCSIRFEKLTACGRGMLKKPGSRPKAKFMLRTIFERTLAETGGPKSGPAAKSGCVQPRV; from the coding sequence ATGGCCAAAATTCTTGTTGTCGATGACGCCTCGATCATCCGGAACATGATGGAACTGCTCCTCAAGGACGGCGGTCACGAAGTGCTCGCTGAGGCCGGTTCCGGACAGGAAGCCTTTGAACTGTACAAAAAGCACCAGCCGGACCTGGTGACCATGGACATCAACATGTCGATGGGAGAGAGCGAGCAAAAGCGCGGCGGTATCTTGACCCTGAAAAAAATCCTCTCCGAGTTTCCTCAAGCCAAGGCGATCATGGTCAGTTCCCACGCGAACAAGGAAATTCTTCTGGAGTCCATAAAACCGGGGCCAAGCACTACCTGCTCAAGCCCAAGGAGATATCCCAAATGCTCGATCAGGTTCGAGAAGCTGACAGCATGTGGACGGGGTATGCTGAAGAAGCCGGGGTCACGGCCAAAAGCAAAGTTTATGTTGCGGACGATTTTTGAGCGAACACTGGCTGAGACGGGTGGCCCGAAATCGGGTCCAGCCGCGAAATCCGGTTGCGTACAACCGCGTGTTTAG
- a CDS encoding PAS domain S-box protein, which yields MNRRTYSRLWVPTLLVALVTILCFAFVSRYQNTQVRQGNELNMQAMAVMRDVEHVLANMMQGVAVGEVRSFVDAARVSRDLEGVIRGLIGSGVPESEDLWVTYRELYRNLVTAVALFHENRTQDAALAMETVRHLENSLRVRLERLAEQVVMNQVRLTRTMNLIMAVAALLLLATAVVNGLFFVPALVVRPMQRMVEKAESAGEALRHSEEHLFAILRSMGDGVIVRDKSGRVTSLNRAAEVLTGWTASEAAGRPLEEVYHIINGLTREAAANPVMHTLNEGVGVELINDILLISRDGTERHLAESCAPIHDALGDVTGAVLVFRDVTEEYMQRQELRNEQLRLEAITGSAHDAIVMMAPDETIVFWNPSAERFFGYSQEEALGKSLHRLIAPERYHALFFKVLPRFQATGQGGAVGRTLELEGRRSDGSEVPIELSLSAMQLSSGWHAVGVIRDITERRQAEEKLQAYALDMELKNVELDKAVVAAEQATRAKSEFLANMSHEIRTPMNGVIGMTGLLLDTPLSEGQRRYAEIVKDSADLLLELINDILDFSKIEAGKLDLETLDFDLQSLLDDFAATMALRAHDKGLELICVADHDVPTALQGDPGRLRQILNNFAGNAVKFSYQGEVVIRVRKADGNAGKLESWNAGIGEADRPARISDSLEQPDLPQADVPAVTSIQQDIHPSIPVYQHTSIHPPQPSTITLLFTVQDTGIGIPEDKIGVLFEKFAQVDASTTRKYGGTGLGLAISKQLVELMGGEVGVTSVEGQGSTFWFTVRFGLQADAAKKELSPPSDLAGVHVLIVDDNATNREILSARFSVWGLRSEETSSGPEGLQALYRSLDVNDPFRLAIIDMQMPGMDGEALGRAIKADGRLKDTQLVMLTSLGARGDARRFQEVGFTAYAVKPIRPGELKAVLSQALATGDGSGTKQPVATRHTARESQHLFLNSKARILLAEDNSTNQKVALALLKNLGLKADAVANGVEVLQALRSIPYDLVLMDVQMPEMDGLEATRRIRAAEDRSKMSDVGDRTADPQDSGFSPHPSHQRLPVIALTAHAMQGDRERFLAAGMDDYVTKPVELFKLAEVLERWLPKGEVRGCPERQGGEACGAPMNNSQEEQSPSDELQAQAIPEEGNTASERIEEDIPAFNKADYLRRIGGNETLAMSILGQAVQELPAMVAALQEVLRQREKKAIQAQAHTLKGTAATVGAAALSELARKIEDAAKNEELDDLGDLEVQVNEQWERFAQAVSESGLTEPGKS from the coding sequence ATGAACAGGAGAACGTATTCCAGACTCTGGGTTCCCACCCTGCTGGTCGCCCTGGTGACCATCCTTTGTTTTGCTTTTGTATCCCGCTACCAGAACACCCAGGTCCGTCAGGGAAATGAGCTGAATATGCAGGCCATGGCAGTGATGCGTGACGTGGAGCACGTGCTTGCGAACATGATGCAGGGCGTGGCCGTGGGAGAGGTTAGGTCTTTTGTGGACGCGGCCCGGGTTTCCAGGGATCTGGAAGGAGTGATTCGTGGTCTGATCGGATCAGGTGTTCCGGAGAGCGAAGACCTCTGGGTCACCTACCGGGAATTGTACAGGAACCTCGTGACCGCGGTGGCCCTTTTTCATGAAAATCGCACTCAAGATGCCGCTTTGGCCATGGAGACGGTCCGACATCTGGAAAATTCCCTGCGCGTTCGTCTTGAGCGGCTGGCAGAACAGGTAGTCATGAACCAGGTTAGACTGACCAGGACCATGAACCTGATCATGGCCGTGGCGGCTTTGTTGCTGCTGGCAACGGCCGTGGTCAACGGCCTGTTCTTTGTGCCGGCTTTGGTGGTGCGGCCCATGCAACGGATGGTGGAAAAGGCTGAATCAGCCGGCGAGGCATTGCGGCACAGTGAGGAACACCTCTTCGCCATCCTGCGTTCCATGGGGGACGGGGTGATCGTCCGTGACAAATCGGGACGGGTCACCAGTCTCAACCGCGCGGCCGAGGTCCTCACCGGCTGGACCGCTTCCGAGGCTGCTGGTCGTCCCTTGGAGGAAGTCTATCATATTATCAACGGCTTGACCCGTGAGGCCGCCGCCAATCCCGTGATGCACACGCTCAACGAAGGAGTGGGCGTGGAGCTGATTAACGATATTCTGCTCATTTCCCGGGACGGCACGGAGCGTCATCTCGCCGAGAGCTGCGCACCCATCCATGATGCATTGGGGGATGTTACCGGCGCGGTACTGGTGTTCCGGGATGTGACCGAGGAATACATGCAGCGGCAGGAATTGCGAAACGAGCAATTGCGCCTCGAGGCCATCACCGGTTCTGCTCATGATGCCATCGTGATGATGGCCCCTGACGAAACCATCGTCTTCTGGAACCCATCGGCGGAGCGTTTTTTCGGTTACTCGCAAGAAGAGGCGCTGGGCAAATCGTTGCACCGGCTGATCGCTCCAGAACGCTATCATGCGCTGTTTTTTAAAGTCTTGCCACGATTTCAGGCAACCGGTCAGGGCGGAGCCGTCGGCAGGACTCTTGAACTGGAAGGTCGCCGGTCCGATGGCAGCGAGGTTCCCATAGAGCTGTCTCTGTCCGCAATGCAGCTGAGCAGCGGCTGGCATGCCGTCGGCGTGATACGCGACATCACTGAGCGCAGGCAGGCCGAGGAAAAATTGCAAGCTTATGCCCTGGACATGGAGCTGAAAAATGTCGAGCTGGACAAGGCTGTGGTCGCGGCCGAGCAGGCCACGCGAGCCAAGTCCGAGTTTTTGGCCAACATGAGCCACGAAATCCGAACCCCCATGAACGGAGTGATCGGCATGACCGGCTTATTGCTCGACACTCCGCTGTCCGAGGGGCAGCGCCGCTATGCCGAGATCGTCAAGGACAGCGCGGATTTATTGCTGGAATTGATCAATGACATCCTGGATTTCTCAAAAATAGAGGCTGGCAAGCTTGATCTGGAGACTTTGGATTTTGACTTGCAGAGCCTGCTGGACGACTTTGCCGCCACCATGGCTCTGCGTGCGCACGACAAAGGCCTGGAACTGATTTGTGTCGCCGACCATGACGTACCCACGGCGCTTCAAGGTGATCCGGGCCGACTCCGCCAGATTTTGAACAATTTTGCCGGCAATGCCGTGAAATTCTCCTACCAGGGTGAGGTGGTGATCAGAGTGAGAAAGGCGGATGGAAATGCCGGAAAGCTGGAAAGCTGGAATGCTGGAATTGGAGAGGCAGATCGTCCAGCCCGCATTTCAGACTCCCTTGAACAACCCGATCTGCCCCAGGCCGATGTGCCAGCGGTAACTTCCATTCAGCAAGACATCCATCCCAGCATCCCCGTATACCAGCATACCAGCATTCATCCCCCTCAGCCATCAACCATAACCCTGCTGTTTACCGTCCAGGACACCGGCATTGGTATTCCGGAGGACAAGATTGGCGTGCTGTTTGAGAAGTTCGCACAGGTGGATGCTTCCACGACGAGAAAATATGGCGGCACCGGTTTGGGGCTGGCCATCTCCAAACAGTTGGTCGAGTTAATGGGGGGAGAGGTGGGCGTGACCAGTGTCGAGGGGCAAGGCTCAACATTCTGGTTTACGGTTCGTTTTGGCCTCCAGGCCGATGCGGCGAAGAAGGAATTGTCGCCGCCGAGTGACTTGGCCGGGGTGCATGTATTGATTGTTGACGACAACGCCACAAATCGTGAAATTCTCTCCGCTCGTTTCAGTGTGTGGGGCCTGCGATCTGAGGAAACATCCAGTGGTCCGGAAGGGCTTCAGGCGCTCTATCGCTCCCTGGACGTTAACGACCCCTTTCGCCTTGCCATCATTGACATGCAAATGCCGGGTATGGACGGGGAGGCCTTGGGTCGGGCCATCAAGGCGGATGGTCGGTTGAAGGATACGCAGCTGGTTATGCTCACCTCGTTGGGGGCTCGGGGTGATGCCCGGCGCTTCCAGGAGGTCGGGTTCACCGCGTATGCCGTCAAGCCGATTCGTCCCGGTGAGCTGAAGGCAGTGCTCTCTCAGGCCCTTGCAACAGGTGATGGCAGTGGCACGAAGCAACCTGTTGCTACCCGCCATACCGCCCGCGAATCGCAACATCTGTTCTTGAACAGCAAGGCTCGTATCCTCTTGGCAGAGGACAACAGCACCAACCAGAAGGTGGCCCTGGCCCTGCTCAAGAACCTGGGCCTGAAGGCCGATGCCGTGGCCAACGGGGTCGAGGTCCTCCAGGCGCTGCGCTCTATTCCGTACGATCTGGTGTTGATGGATGTGCAGATGCCGGAAATGGATGGGTTGGAGGCTACGCGGCGCATTCGTGCGGCGGAGGACAGAAGTAAGATGTCGGATGTCGGAGATCGGACTGCTGATCCTCAGGATTCAGGTTTCAGCCCTCATCCCTCCCACCAGCGTCTGCCGGTGATCGCTCTCACCGCCCATGCCATGCAGGGCGACCGGGAGCGATTTTTGGCAGCGGGAATGGACGATTACGTGACCAAGCCCGTGGAGCTGTTCAAGTTGGCTGAGGTTTTGGAACGGTGGCTACCCAAGGGTGAGGTGAGAGGCTGCCCGGAGAGGCAGGGCGGCGAGGCTTGTGGTGCACCCATGAATAATTCCCAGGAGGAACAGTCACCTTCAGATGAGCTTCAGGCTCAGGCGATTCCCGAAGAAGGCAATACGGCTTCCGAGAGGATCGAAGAGGACATCCCGGCCTTCAACAAAGCGGACTACCTGCGCCGAATTGGTGGAAACGAAACTCTGGCCATGAGCATCCTGGGCCAAGCCGTCCAGGAACTTCCGGCTATGGTGGCCGCCTTGCAGGAGGTTTTGCGCCAGAGAGAGAAGAAGGCGATTCAGGCTCAGGCCCACACTCTCAAAGGGACTGCGGCAACGGTCGGCGCGGCGGCTTTGTCCGAGCTGGCTCGGAAGATCGAAGACGCCGCGAAAAACGAGGAACTTGACGACCTGGGTGATCTGGAGGTCCAAGTCAACGAGCAATGGGAGCGCTTTGCCCAGGCGGTTTCCGAGTCGGGCCTTACGGAGCCCGGAAAGTCATAA
- a CDS encoding substrate-binding domain-containing protein yields MMQCPGRCSAGLSVNFLLFWILALLFWQMSSTAVLAQERHPEAFGVHDGTQLRIVGSTTIQPIVQEVANLYCKQTGPRILLQGGGSSFGIAAVRAMTADIGMVSRELTPEETDEFEHVVIGYDAVAIIVNSHNPRQAVSKEELRDIYTGRTKTWFPGQEGQADIVLVSKLIGRGTLAIFEAYTGLRSPFHAPAVPHEQDQETISTSAWEAGANLDSILWVGGMRGAIGFVSIGDTQRFIRLGMPIRVLEVDHTLPIPEQVTEGTYPLRRRLHLVYLRGNARAEEFARFMLTTPGQTEVLEQGFIPVPAPGGPWEAKP; encoded by the coding sequence ATGATGCAATGTCCTGGACGATGTTCGGCGGGACTATCAGTAAATTTTCTGCTGTTCTGGATTCTGGCACTGCTCTTCTGGCAGATGAGCAGCACCGCTGTTTTGGCGCAGGAGCGACACCCTGAAGCGTTTGGTGTCCATGATGGAACGCAATTGCGAATTGTTGGATCGACAACAATCCAACCCATCGTGCAGGAGGTTGCGAATCTGTATTGCAAGCAGACCGGGCCGAGAATCCTTCTCCAAGGGGGAGGGAGTTCCTTTGGCATAGCAGCGGTTCGGGCCATGACGGCCGATATCGGCATGGTCAGCAGGGAGCTCACTCCCGAGGAAACGGATGAATTCGAACACGTTGTCATCGGCTATGACGCCGTGGCGATCATCGTCAACAGCCATAATCCCAGGCAGGCTGTTTCCAAGGAGGAACTGCGGGACATCTATACCGGAAGGACCAAAACATGGTTTCCTGGACAGGAAGGGCAGGCCGACATCGTGCTGGTTTCCAAGCTTATCGGCCGGGGCACCTTGGCGATATTCGAGGCCTATACCGGACTGCGCAGCCCGTTTCATGCCCCGGCCGTTCCGCACGAGCAGGACCAGGAGACCATCTCCACTTCAGCCTGGGAAGCTGGAGCAAATTTGGACAGTATCCTCTGGGTTGGCGGAATGCGCGGGGCCATTGGATTCGTCTCCATTGGCGACACCCAGCGGTTCATCAGGCTGGGCATGCCCATTCGTGTACTTGAGGTGGATCATACCCTTCCTATCCCGGAACAGGTGACCGAGGGAACGTACCCGCTACGTCGGAGACTCCACCTCGTCTATCTTCGCGGGAATGCACGGGCCGAGGAATTTGCCCGGTTCATGCTCACTACGCCGGGCCAAACCGAGGTGCTGGAGCAGGGCTTCATCCCGGTGCCCGCCCCAGGCGGGCCATGGGAGGCCAAGCCATGA
- a CDS encoding diguanylate cyclase — MGALELVQEVGKCLAPVLKRGMGRDGLVFQAEHIGDDPEIRAAAQRLMDFFGMVNEAYRFAEDLANGRLETQTARNNVLAMPMKALQSNLAHLSWQARQVADGDLSQQVHFLGRFSESFNQLIASLREKAVLERRLQTMMDVLGEGVLLVDAEGRLIFMNPEAERLLGYTLDDVEGKALDEVFHIQQPDGTFLGPDQSGAARAARANQEYRSDKDVFTCKSGRILPVSVVCRPLELEQRGSGAVIAFSDVTEQKKYQKSLELINKILEKQASTDPLTGIFNRMKFSEVLGAELKRAQRYGTPLAVILLDIDNFKSINDTYGHLDGDNVLKDVTRLLAANIRSCDTLARWGGEEFILLALGSDLDGGKLLAEKLRLAVAEYDFPIPRSVSSSFGVAAYQPGDTELTLTNRADQALYRAKEQGGNRVEVKHD, encoded by the coding sequence ATGGGTGCGCTGGAATTGGTCCAGGAGGTGGGCAAATGTCTGGCCCCGGTTCTGAAGCGGGGTATGGGGCGGGACGGCCTTGTTTTTCAGGCCGAACATATTGGCGATGATCCTGAGATACGGGCCGCGGCGCAGCGCTTGATGGATTTTTTCGGCATGGTCAACGAGGCGTACCGATTTGCCGAAGACCTGGCCAATGGCCGTTTGGAGACCCAGACGGCGCGCAACAACGTCCTGGCCATGCCGATGAAGGCGTTGCAGTCGAACCTGGCGCACCTGTCGTGGCAGGCCAGGCAGGTTGCTGACGGCGATCTGAGCCAACAAGTGCATTTCCTCGGCAGGTTTTCCGAATCCTTCAACCAGTTGATCGCTTCGTTGCGTGAAAAGGCCGTGCTGGAGCGGCGTCTGCAAACCATGATGGACGTGCTGGGTGAAGGGGTCCTGTTGGTGGATGCGGAGGGCCGGCTGATTTTCATGAATCCGGAAGCGGAGCGCCTCTTAGGCTACACGTTGGACGATGTCGAAGGCAAGGCGCTGGACGAGGTGTTCCATATCCAGCAGCCGGACGGAACGTTCCTGGGGCCGGACCAGAGTGGAGCGGCCCGGGCCGCGCGCGCCAACCAGGAGTATAGGAGCGACAAGGACGTCTTTACCTGCAAGTCTGGCCGGATACTCCCGGTGTCAGTTGTTTGCAGGCCTCTGGAACTGGAGCAAAGGGGCAGTGGGGCGGTCATCGCCTTCAGCGACGTCACCGAGCAGAAAAAGTATCAAAAGTCCCTGGAGCTGATCAACAAAATCCTGGAAAAACAGGCCTCCACTGACCCGCTGACCGGCATCTTCAACCGGATGAAATTCAGCGAGGTTCTGGGAGCCGAGTTGAAGCGGGCTCAACGCTACGGCACACCGCTGGCCGTGATCTTGCTGGACATCGACAATTTCAAGAGCATCAACGACACCTACGGACATCTGGACGGGGACAACGTGCTCAAGGACGTGACCCGACTGCTCGCCGCGAACATCAGGAGCTGTGACACCCTGGCCAGATGGGGCGGAGAAGAGTTCATCCTGCTGGCGCTGGGTAGCGACCTGGACGGCGGCAAGCTCCTGGCGGAAAAACTGCGCCTGGCCGTGGCTGAGTACGACTTTCCCATTCCACGATCTGTCTCCTCCAGCTTCGGTGTCGCGGCCTATCAGCCCGGCGACACGGAACTGACCCTGACCAATCGGGCCGATCAGGCCCTGTACCGGGCCAAGGAGCAGGGGGGGAACCGGGTTGAGGTCAAGCATGATTGA
- a CDS encoding V4R domain-containing protein, which yields MEKNYDFTWEDLGDLSIGRPNLGDQTSVTVYRLMHFTFKDVLSKELGLEKTRKLMAAAGELAGREFCRHVLDTTLPFPEFIADLKEKLIALKVSVLRIEEADLEALRFTLTVSEDLDCSGLPISGDSVCDYDEGFIAGILNAYTGKEFSVREIDCWATGDRTYRFTARLVEG from the coding sequence ATGGAAAAAAACTATGACTTTACCTGGGAAGACCTGGGAGATTTGAGCATCGGTCGGCCCAACCTCGGCGATCAGACGTCGGTGACCGTGTACCGTTTGATGCATTTTACGTTCAAGGATGTTTTGTCCAAGGAACTGGGGCTGGAGAAAACCAGGAAGCTCATGGCCGCTGCCGGGGAACTGGCTGGCCGGGAGTTTTGTCGTCATGTGCTGGATACAACCCTGCCTTTTCCAGAGTTCATCGCGGACCTGAAGGAGAAGTTGATCGCCTTGAAGGTCAGCGTGTTGCGGATCGAGGAGGCGGATCTGGAGGCGCTACGGTTCACGCTGACGGTTTCCGAAGATTTGGATTGCTCCGGGCTGCCAATTTCCGGTGACTCGGTCTGCGACTATGACGAAGGGTTCATTGCCGGTATCTTGAATGCCTATACCGGCAAGGAGTTTAGCGTCCGCGAGATTGACTGCTGGGCCACCGGCGACCGGACCTATCGGTTCACCGCCCGATTGGTGGAGGGCTGA
- a CDS encoding GGDEF domain-containing protein, whose product MIAHAADVAADGAGIQAGLFGDVLGSDPFGQDITERKQAEERLRIMATTDELTGLWNSRHFMDHLRWEVERGGGEGLMERNCFLTKTPRSSKIRHQGVRDGKKL is encoded by the coding sequence ATGATCGCTCATGCGGCGGATGTAGCTGCTGACGGTGCGGGTATCCAGGCCGGACTGTTCGGCGATGTCCTTGGGTCTGATCCCTTCGGCCAGGACATTACGGAGCGCAAGCAGGCCGAGGAGCGGTTGCGGATCATGGCCACCACGGACGAGCTGACCGGGCTCTGGAACAGTAGGCATTTCATGGACCATTTGCGCTGGGAGGTGGAGCGGGGAGGCGGTGAAGGCCTGATGGAAAGAAATTGTTTTTTGACGAAAACTCCCCGGAGCTCCAAAATTCGACATCAAGGAGTACGTGATGGAAAAAAACTATGA